One Nocardia iowensis DNA window includes the following coding sequences:
- the metE gene encoding 5-methyltetrahydropteroyltriglutamate--homocysteine S-methyltransferase: MAHDPQHWRDIVTVVHQTPFTATVLGLPRVGPRRELKRATEAYWAGKIVAEQLHAVARDLRHAQFAELQAAGLDSIPVGTFSYYDQVLDTALLLGALPQRVAGIADPLDRYFAAARGTDTVEPLEMTKWFDTNYHYLVPEIGADTEFSLNPEKLLHEVREALALGVPARPVVVGPITFLKLAKATGGAALDRLAELVPLYRELLRLLAEAGIDWVQIDEPVLVTDLTDTEIDLVRSTYTELSATAERPAILVATYFGHPDAALTALASTDVEGVALDFTSGTGVSDVAAVPALAGKLLVAGVVDGRNVWRADLDRVLSTLGTLLGCAASVAVSTSCSLLHVPYTLAAETGLDERLRSWLAFGTEKVAEVRLLATGLTAGPEAISAELAEARAALTARQADPRLNDAQVRARLATLGPDAIRRAPAEQRRVLQQDRLHLPPLPTTTIGSYPQTSAIRLARAALRKGEIDQAEYVLRMRAEVADVIALQEELGLDVLVHGEPERNDMVQYFAEQLDGFAATEQGWVQSYGTRCVRPPILFGDVARRTPMTVDWISYAQSLTDKPVKGMLTGPVTILAWSFVRDDQPLGDSARQVALAIRDETVDLQGAGIRIIQVDEPALRELLPLRKTDQQAYLDWSVQAFRLATSGVSDATQVHTHLCYSEFGEVIDAIAGLDADVTSIEAARSRMEVLDDLNAAGFDLGVGPGVYDIHSPRVPSVEEITTSLRAALKAVPAERLWVNPDCGLKTRGRAEVEASLRNMVAAAAAVR; encoded by the coding sequence ATGGCTCACGACCCCCAGCACTGGAGAGACATCGTGACTGTTGTACATCAGACACCGTTCACCGCAACGGTTCTCGGGCTACCTAGAGTCGGACCGCGGCGCGAGCTCAAGCGCGCCACCGAGGCCTACTGGGCAGGCAAGATCGTCGCCGAACAGCTACACGCCGTGGCGCGCGACCTGCGGCACGCCCAATTCGCCGAACTGCAAGCGGCGGGCCTGGATTCGATACCCGTTGGCACCTTCTCGTACTACGACCAGGTGCTCGACACGGCCCTGCTGCTCGGCGCGCTGCCGCAGCGGGTGGCCGGGATCGCCGATCCCCTGGACCGGTACTTCGCCGCCGCACGCGGCACCGACACCGTGGAACCACTGGAGATGACCAAGTGGTTCGACACCAACTATCACTACCTGGTGCCGGAAATCGGCGCGGACACCGAGTTCTCGCTGAATCCGGAGAAGTTGCTGCACGAAGTGCGCGAGGCGCTCGCGCTCGGCGTGCCCGCCCGACCGGTGGTGGTCGGTCCGATCACCTTCCTGAAACTCGCCAAGGCCACCGGGGGTGCGGCGCTGGACCGGCTCGCCGAGCTGGTGCCGTTGTATCGCGAGCTGCTCCGGCTACTGGCCGAGGCCGGGATCGACTGGGTGCAGATCGATGAGCCGGTGCTGGTCACCGATCTCACCGATACCGAAATCGACCTGGTACGAAGCACTTACACCGAGCTGTCCGCCACAGCGGAGCGACCCGCGATCCTGGTCGCGACCTACTTCGGCCATCCCGATGCCGCGCTCACCGCGCTGGCGAGCACCGACGTCGAGGGCGTCGCGCTCGACTTCACCTCCGGCACCGGCGTTTCCGACGTCGCCGCCGTACCGGCGCTGGCGGGCAAGCTGCTGGTGGCCGGCGTGGTCGACGGACGCAATGTGTGGCGCGCCGATCTCGATCGCGTGCTGTCCACGCTGGGCACGCTGCTGGGTTGCGCCGCGTCGGTGGCGGTTTCGACCTCCTGCTCGCTGCTGCATGTGCCGTACACACTGGCGGCGGAGACCGGGCTGGACGAGCGGCTGCGATCGTGGCTGGCGTTCGGCACCGAGAAGGTGGCCGAGGTGCGGCTGCTGGCGACCGGACTGACCGCGGGACCAGAGGCGATCAGCGCCGAATTGGCCGAGGCGCGTGCCGCCTTGACGGCACGGCAGGCCGATCCTCGACTCAATGATGCGCAGGTGCGAGCCAGGCTGGCCACGCTCGGCCCGGACGCGATCCGGCGCGCACCCGCCGAGCAACGCCGGGTGCTGCAACAGGATCGGTTGCACTTGCCGCCGCTGCCGACCACGACCATCGGCTCGTATCCGCAGACCTCGGCGATCCGGTTGGCCAGGGCGGCACTGCGCAAGGGCGAGATCGATCAGGCCGAGTACGTCCTCCGGATGCGCGCGGAAGTCGCCGATGTCATTGCGCTGCAGGAGGAGCTGGGCCTGGACGTGCTCGTGCACGGCGAGCCGGAGCGCAACGACATGGTGCAGTACTTCGCCGAACAGCTCGACGGCTTCGCCGCCACCGAGCAGGGCTGGGTGCAGTCCTACGGCACCCGCTGCGTGCGACCGCCGATCCTGTTCGGCGACGTGGCGCGGCGGACGCCGATGACCGTCGACTGGATCAGCTACGCCCAGTCGCTCACGGACAAGCCGGTCAAGGGCATGCTCACCGGACCGGTGACGATCCTGGCCTGGTCGTTTGTTCGCGACGACCAGCCGCTCGGCGATTCGGCGCGGCAGGTGGCGCTGGCGATCCGGGACGAGACGGTCGATCTGCAGGGCGCGGGCATCCGGATCATCCAGGTCGACGAACCGGCGCTGCGCGAACTGCTGCCGCTACGCAAGACCGATCAGCAGGCCTATCTCGACTGGTCGGTGCAGGCGTTCCGGCTCGCCACCTCGGGCGTCTCGGACGCCACCCAGGTACACACCCACCTGTGCTACTCGGAGTTCGGCGAGGTGATCGATGCGATCGCCGGGCTGGACGCCGACGTGACGTCGATCGAGGCGGCGCGCTCGCGGATGGAGGTGCTCGACGACCTCAATGCGGCGGGCTTCGACCTCGGCGTCGGGCCGGGTGTCTACGACATCCATTCGCCCCGGGTGCCCAGTGTGGAGGAGATCACCACTTCGCTGCGCGCGGCGCTGAAAGCCGTTCCGGCCGAACGGTTGTGGGTCAATCCCGACTGCGGGCTGAAGACTCGCGGGCGGGCCGAGGTGGAAGCGTCACTGCGCAACATGGTTGCCGCGGCGGCCGCTGTGCGCTGA
- a CDS encoding TetR/AcrR family transcriptional regulator, whose amino-acid sequence MPKRVDRAARREEILDAAVRVFARKGFAATRIEDVAVEAGIAKGSVYLYFDSRDALLTGAFDSYITRSGQVLAELGTGTALDRLTRLVHGTIGLLADHPDHARVLLDVWAANPPFDLAAMYREYRSAIADLLRQAQSDGELRSGIDERHAAVIIGAIEGCLVQALVDPQVSLRDLAGPVAQVCVEGIRR is encoded by the coding sequence ATGCCGAAGAGAGTGGACCGGGCCGCCCGCCGAGAAGAAATCCTCGATGCCGCGGTGCGGGTATTCGCGCGTAAAGGCTTCGCCGCCACCCGCATCGAGGATGTCGCCGTCGAAGCGGGCATCGCCAAGGGCAGTGTGTATCTGTATTTCGACAGCCGGGATGCGTTGCTGACGGGCGCTTTCGATAGTTACATCACCCGCTCGGGGCAGGTGCTGGCCGAGTTGGGTACCGGAACAGCGCTGGACCGCCTGACCAGACTGGTGCACGGAACGATCGGGCTGCTGGCCGACCACCCCGACCATGCCCGCGTCCTGCTGGATGTGTGGGCGGCCAATCCGCCATTCGATTTGGCGGCGATGTATCGCGAATATCGCTCGGCCATAGCGGATCTGCTGCGGCAGGCGCAGTCCGATGGCGAGCTTCGTTCCGGCATCGATGAGCGACATGCCGCGGTGATCATCGGTGCGATCGAGGGTTGCCTCGTCCAAGCCTTGGTCGACCCGCAGGTGTCGCTGCGGGACCTGGCCGGTCCAGTAGCGCAGGTCTGCGTGGAAGGAATCCGCCGATGA
- a CDS encoding pyruvate carboxylase — MFTKVLVANRGEIAIRAFRAAYELGIGTVAVFPYEDRNSVHRMKAAESYQIGEPGHPVRAYLSIDAIIDAAKSAGADAVYPGYGFLSENPDLAAACAREGITFIGPSAAVLELAGNKARAIAAAKAAGLPVLRSSAPSADVDELVTASQDLDYPIFVKAVAGGGGRGMRRVADAAQLRESIEAASREAESAFGDPTVFLEQAVVNPRHIEVQILADQQGNVMHLFERDCSVQRRHQKVIELAPAPNLDPALRERICADAVAFAKEIGYSCAGTVEFLLDERGNHVFIEMNPRIQVEHTVTEEITDVDLVQSQLRIAAGEALEQLGLSQDTVAIRGAAMQCRITTEDPNNGFRPDTGRITAYRTPGGAGIRLDGGANLGAEIGAYFDSMLVKLTCRGRDFGTAVSRAQRALAEFRIRGVTTNIPFLLAVLDDPDFKAGRVTTSFIDERPELLNQRGSADRGTKILTYLADVTVNKPHGERPTKVYPHDKLPAIDLTVPPPDGSRQRLLSLGPEGFAQALRAQKAVGVTDTTFRDAHQSLLATRVRTNGLLGVAGHVARLTPELLSIEAWGGATYDVALRFLYEDPWERLAALREAIPNICLQMLLRGRNTVGYTPYPEQVTRAFVAEATATGIDIFRIFDALNNVDQMRPAIDAVRETGTAIAEVAMSYTGDLSNPDETLYTLDYYLKLAEQIVDAGAHVLAIKDMAGLLRAPAAATLVTALRSNFDLPVHVHTHDTPGGQLATYLAAWQAGADAVDGASAAMAGTTSQPALSAIVAAAAHSEYDTGLNLQHVCDLEPYWEALRKVYAPFESGLPAPTGRVYTHEIPGGQLSNLRQQAIALGLGDRFEEVEAKYAAADRLLGRLVKVTPSSKVVGDLALALVGTGVDVEDFAADPGRYDIPDSVIGFLRGELGTPAGGWPEPFRSRALAGRGPAKPETALTAADEAGLAGTSQERRATLNRLLFPAPTAEFTAHREKYGDTMGLSANQFFYGLRHGEEHRVQLEKGVTLLIGLEAISEPDERGMRTVMCILNGQLRPVAVRDRSIASDIPAAEKADKGNAGHIAAPFAGVVTLAVSEGDSIAAGDTIGTIEAMKMEAAITAPRAGIVGRVAIGSVQQVEGGDLLIELAVRESAAG, encoded by the coding sequence ATGTTCACGAAAGTCTTGGTTGCCAACCGCGGTGAGATCGCCATCAGGGCCTTCCGTGCGGCCTACGAACTCGGCATCGGGACGGTGGCCGTCTTCCCGTACGAGGACCGCAATTCTGTCCACCGGATGAAGGCGGCCGAGTCCTACCAGATCGGTGAACCAGGCCATCCCGTCCGGGCCTACCTGTCGATCGACGCGATCATCGACGCCGCCAAGTCGGCAGGCGCCGACGCCGTCTACCCCGGGTACGGCTTCCTGTCCGAGAATCCGGACCTGGCGGCCGCCTGCGCCCGCGAGGGCATCACCTTCATCGGCCCGTCCGCGGCCGTGCTCGAGCTCGCGGGCAACAAGGCGCGGGCCATCGCGGCGGCCAAGGCGGCCGGGCTGCCGGTGCTGCGCTCCAGCGCGCCGTCCGCGGACGTGGACGAGTTGGTAACCGCGTCGCAGGACCTGGACTACCCGATCTTCGTCAAGGCGGTCGCGGGTGGCGGCGGGCGCGGCATGCGCCGGGTCGCCGATGCCGCGCAGCTGCGCGAGTCCATCGAGGCCGCGTCGCGTGAGGCCGAGTCGGCGTTCGGCGATCCGACGGTGTTCCTCGAGCAGGCCGTGGTGAATCCGCGCCACATCGAGGTACAGATCCTGGCCGACCAGCAGGGCAACGTGATGCACCTGTTCGAGCGCGACTGTTCGGTGCAGCGCAGGCACCAGAAGGTGATCGAGCTGGCGCCCGCGCCGAACCTGGATCCGGCACTGCGCGAACGCATTTGCGCCGACGCCGTGGCCTTCGCCAAGGAGATCGGCTACAGCTGCGCCGGCACCGTCGAGTTCCTGCTCGACGAACGCGGCAACCACGTCTTCATCGAGATGAACCCGCGCATCCAGGTCGAGCACACGGTGACCGAGGAGATCACCGACGTGGACCTGGTGCAGTCGCAGCTGCGCATCGCGGCGGGGGAGGCCCTCGAACAGCTCGGCCTCAGTCAGGACACGGTCGCCATCCGCGGCGCCGCGATGCAGTGCCGGATCACCACCGAGGACCCGAACAACGGCTTCCGGCCCGACACCGGCCGCATCACCGCCTACCGCACGCCGGGTGGCGCGGGCATCCGGCTGGACGGCGGCGCCAACCTCGGCGCGGAGATCGGCGCCTACTTCGACTCGATGCTGGTGAAGCTCACCTGCCGCGGCCGCGACTTCGGCACCGCGGTGTCGCGCGCCCAGCGCGCCCTCGCCGAGTTCCGAATTCGCGGCGTCACCACCAACATTCCGTTCCTGCTCGCGGTGCTCGACGACCCGGACTTCAAGGCGGGCCGGGTCACCACGTCCTTCATCGATGAGCGTCCGGAGCTGCTCAACCAGCGCGGTTCGGCCGACCGCGGCACCAAGATCCTCACCTACCTGGCCGACGTCACCGTCAACAAGCCGCACGGCGAGCGGCCGACCAAGGTCTATCCGCATGACAAGCTGCCCGCCATCGACCTGACGGTGCCGCCGCCGGACGGTTCCCGGCAGCGGCTGCTCAGCCTCGGCCCGGAGGGTTTCGCCCAGGCGCTGCGTGCACAGAAGGCGGTCGGCGTCACCGACACCACCTTCCGCGACGCGCATCAGTCCCTGCTGGCCACCAGGGTGCGCACCAACGGACTGCTCGGCGTCGCCGGGCACGTGGCGCGGCTGACGCCGGAGTTGCTGTCCATCGAGGCCTGGGGCGGCGCGACTTACGATGTGGCGCTGCGCTTTCTGTACGAGGACCCGTGGGAGCGGCTGGCCGCGCTGCGCGAAGCGATCCCGAACATCTGCCTGCAGATGCTGCTGCGCGGCCGCAACACCGTCGGCTACACGCCTTACCCGGAACAGGTGACCCGCGCGTTCGTCGCCGAGGCGACGGCCACCGGCATCGACATCTTCCGCATCTTCGACGCGCTCAACAATGTCGACCAGATGCGTCCGGCCATCGACGCGGTGCGCGAAACCGGCACGGCCATCGCGGAAGTCGCGATGAGCTACACCGGCGACCTGTCCAACCCGGACGAAACGCTCTACACCCTCGACTATTACCTCAAGCTGGCCGAACAGATCGTCGACGCGGGCGCGCACGTGCTCGCCATCAAGGACATGGCCGGGCTGCTCCGCGCACCCGCGGCCGCCACCCTGGTGACCGCGTTGCGCAGCAACTTCGACCTGCCCGTGCACGTGCACACGCACGACACCCCGGGTGGCCAGCTGGCCACCTACCTGGCTGCTTGGCAGGCGGGCGCGGACGCGGTGGACGGCGCCAGCGCCGCCATGGCCGGAACCACCAGTCAGCCGGCGCTTTCCGCGATCGTCGCGGCGGCGGCGCACAGTGAATACGACACCGGCCTGAACCTGCAGCACGTGTGCGATTTGGAGCCGTACTGGGAGGCGCTGCGAAAGGTGTACGCGCCCTTCGAATCCGGGTTGCCCGCGCCGACCGGCCGGGTCTACACCCACGAGATCCCCGGCGGCCAGCTGTCGAACCTGCGTCAGCAGGCCATCGCGCTCGGCCTCGGCGACCGGTTCGAGGAGGTGGAGGCGAAATACGCTGCGGCGGACCGGCTCCTTGGCCGCCTCGTGAAGGTGACCCCGTCGTCCAAGGTGGTCGGCGACCTGGCGCTCGCGCTGGTCGGCACCGGCGTCGACGTCGAGGATTTCGCCGCCGATCCCGGCCGCTACGACATTCCCGACTCGGTAATCGGCTTCCTGCGTGGCGAACTCGGCACCCCCGCCGGTGGCTGGCCCGAACCGTTCCGCAGCCGCGCGCTGGCCGGGCGCGGTCCGGCAAAGCCGGAGACCGCGCTCACCGCGGCGGACGAGGCGGGACTCGCGGGCACGTCGCAGGAGCGCCGCGCGACGCTCAATCGGTTGCTGTTCCCCGCGCCCACCGCCGAATTCACTGCGCACCGCGAGAAATACGGCGACACCATGGGTCTGTCGGCGAACCAGTTCTTCTACGGCTTGCGCCACGGTGAGGAACACCGGGTGCAACTGGAGAAGGGCGTCACCCTGCTCATCGGGCTGGAGGCCATCTCCGAGCCCGACGAGCGCGGCATGCGCACGGTCATGTGCATTCTCAACGGTCAACTGCGTCCCGTCGCCGTCCGCGACCGCTCCATCGCCAGCGACATCCCGGCGGCGGAAAAGGCGGACAAGGGCAACGCGGGTCACATCGCGGCGCCGTTCGCCGGTGTCGTGACATTGGCTGTGTCGGAAGGCGATTCGATCGCGGCGGGCGACACCATCGGCACCATCGAGGCGATGAAGATGGAGGCCGCGATCACCGCGCCGCGGGCGGGCATCGTCGGCCGGGTCGCGATCGGCTCGGTGCAGCAGGTGGAAGGCGGGGATCTGCTGATCGAGCTGGCTGTGCGCGAGTCCGCGGCCGGATGA
- a CDS encoding glycosyltransferase encodes MVTERSVSIVIPTYIGTAEGRDLLDVQLDALTRQDYSGEFDVVIADNGSPTEVKSHIENHPLRDRLTLRYVDASGTSGAAFARNVGADNATGEILLFCDHDDRVYPNWVSRMVAFLDEGYDLTCSAVEGDSLNTDNPRHVANIPAPDKFQPAGVYAPVIVGTSMACRAEVYRKLGGQDVSYAANEDLEFGWRAHREGYRLGYLAEALVAYRYRQGFRPGYRQGRSRGIGLARLNAEFPNNGLPEIHLPEVLLRMIRLPFARGLVGEERGLMIGLAVGQFRGGLRHRTLHWV; translated from the coding sequence GTGGTAACTGAACGGTCGGTCTCGATCGTCATTCCAACGTACATCGGGACGGCCGAAGGCCGGGATCTGCTCGATGTGCAACTAGACGCGTTGACGCGTCAAGATTATTCGGGTGAATTCGATGTCGTCATTGCCGACAACGGTTCTCCCACCGAGGTCAAAAGCCATATCGAGAATCATCCGCTGCGAGATCGCCTGACGCTCCGTTATGTCGATGCGTCCGGGACGTCCGGTGCCGCGTTCGCGCGAAACGTCGGTGCGGACAACGCGACGGGTGAGATCCTGCTGTTCTGCGATCACGACGACCGTGTGTACCCGAATTGGGTCAGCCGCATGGTCGCGTTCCTCGACGAGGGCTACGACCTGACTTGCTCTGCCGTCGAAGGTGATTCGCTCAACACCGACAATCCGCGACACGTCGCGAACATCCCCGCTCCGGACAAATTCCAACCGGCGGGCGTTTACGCACCTGTGATCGTCGGGACGAGCATGGCGTGCCGCGCGGAGGTATATCGGAAGCTCGGCGGGCAGGACGTCAGCTACGCCGCCAACGAAGACCTCGAATTCGGCTGGCGCGCCCACCGCGAGGGATATCGTCTCGGGTATCTGGCCGAGGCACTCGTCGCCTACCGATACCGCCAGGGTTTCCGCCCCGGCTATCGGCAGGGCCGCAGCCGTGGTATCGGCTTGGCGCGACTGAATGCCGAATTCCCGAACAATGGTTTGCCGGAAATTCATCTGCCCGAGGTTTTGCTGCGCATGATTCGCCTGCCATTCGCGCGTGGATTGGTCGGCGAGGAACGCGGCCTGATGATTGGTCTCGCCGTCGGCCAGTTCCGCGGCGGGCTCAGGCATCGCACGCTGCACTGGGTGTAA